A portion of the Mycobacteriales bacterium genome contains these proteins:
- a CDS encoding MBL fold metallo-hydrolase has translation MKKNLYWVTDGTYQAAFLTTREGVVLFDAPPSIGANLQRAINQIASANGVSNKVTHIVYSHHHADHLGASSLFGRHVVRVGHVETKVLLASENDPTRPVPDVTFETHRRLHVGGERIDLAWHGTNHTPDNIYIHFPDHDTLMLVDVILPGWVPYDSFNLNEDVPASIAAPAIAMAYPWTHFIGGHMGRLGARDDVAVYQQYVTDLIDNIKIALGAVDPTPFFTRYGNNSWAAVKTYQDAQVAYATAPVIQKYTGVLAAADVYTASTAFHILESIRLDLGFGSQVHP, from the coding sequence GTGAAGAAGAATCTGTACTGGGTCACCGACGGCACCTACCAGGCGGCCTTCCTGACCACCCGGGAAGGGGTGGTGCTGTTCGATGCGCCCCCGAGCATCGGGGCCAACCTGCAGCGCGCCATCAACCAGATTGCGTCCGCCAACGGCGTGTCGAACAAGGTGACTCACATTGTCTACTCGCACCACCATGCCGATCACCTCGGCGCCTCGTCGCTGTTCGGCCGCCACGTGGTCCGCGTCGGGCACGTCGAGACCAAGGTGCTGCTGGCAAGCGAGAACGACCCGACCCGGCCGGTGCCTGACGTGACGTTCGAGACTCACCGCAGGCTGCACGTCGGCGGGGAGCGGATCGACCTGGCGTGGCACGGAACCAACCACACCCCCGACAACATCTACATCCACTTCCCGGATCACGACACGCTCATGCTGGTCGACGTCATCCTGCCCGGCTGGGTGCCGTACGACAGCTTCAACCTGAACGAGGACGTTCCCGCCTCCATCGCCGCCCCGGCCATCGCCATGGCTTACCCATGGACGCACTTCATCGGCGGCCACATGGGCCGGCTCGGCGCCCGCGACGACGTGGCCGTGTACCAGCAGTACGTGACCGACCTCATCGACAACATCAAGATAGCCTTGGGGGCGGTCGACCCCACCCCGTTCTTCACCAGGTACGGGAACAACTCCTGGGCCGCGGTCAAGACGTACCAGGACGCGCAGGTCGCGTATGCGACCGCGCCGGTCATCCAGAAGTACACCGGCGTCCTCGCCGCCGCTGACGTCTACACGGCCAGCACGGCGTTCCACATCCTCGA